In a genomic window of Paramicrobacterium chengjingii:
- a CDS encoding RsmB/NOP family class I SAM-dependent RNA methyltransferase, giving the protein MSAQTRRPGPQRPRGSNSIQASRQVAFGVLMAVDADDAYANLLLPHDIRRAKLAQGDAALATELCYGTLRRRGHYDAIIEHASHRPIGQIDVPVRNSLRLGAHQLLAMRVAPHAAVNESVALARKHASQSSAGFVNGVLRTISRDDDETWTALLRAGVTNDSEALAIEHAHPPWIVRAFGTALESEGRGEELEALLAADNDAPRVNLVALPGEAAVPENAEPDRYSPVGFRLGAGDPDAVVGGSDGTLRVQDEGSQLAALMLSRVSPVEPGERWLDLCAGPGGKSALLAAEAAIGGATLDANEVTPARADLVRRAVKPFDDIVDVHTSDGRDVGSRHPNTYHRVLVDAPCTGLGALRRRPEARWRKQPSDIAELSALQAELLRSAIDAAAPGGTIAYVTCSPHLGETRAIVGDVLRRMKETVTAINAPDVLRSIVGDIDLGEPDPTRSPAIPNVQLWPHRHGTDAMYVALLRKADF; this is encoded by the coding sequence ATGAGTGCGCAGACCCGCAGACCGGGGCCGCAGCGACCCCGAGGCTCCAACAGCATCCAGGCGAGTCGCCAGGTGGCCTTCGGTGTGCTCATGGCCGTTGATGCTGACGACGCCTATGCAAATCTTCTGCTCCCACATGACATTCGTCGCGCCAAGCTGGCGCAGGGCGATGCGGCTTTGGCCACCGAGCTCTGCTACGGCACGCTTCGCCGTCGCGGACATTACGACGCCATCATCGAACACGCATCGCATCGGCCAATCGGCCAGATCGACGTTCCCGTGCGCAACAGTCTCAGACTCGGCGCCCACCAGCTCCTCGCGATGCGTGTGGCTCCCCATGCCGCGGTTAACGAGTCCGTCGCCCTCGCACGAAAGCACGCAAGCCAATCGTCAGCGGGATTCGTCAATGGCGTGCTCCGCACCATTTCACGTGACGACGACGAGACCTGGACGGCTCTGCTCCGTGCGGGAGTCACGAACGATTCAGAAGCACTCGCAATCGAACACGCGCATCCGCCGTGGATCGTGCGAGCGTTCGGCACCGCTCTCGAGTCGGAAGGACGCGGCGAAGAACTCGAGGCGCTGCTCGCGGCAGACAACGATGCACCACGTGTCAACCTTGTCGCTTTGCCCGGGGAAGCAGCCGTGCCGGAAAATGCTGAGCCCGACAGGTATTCTCCCGTGGGGTTTCGCCTCGGCGCCGGTGATCCGGACGCCGTCGTCGGAGGTTCTGACGGGACATTGCGGGTGCAGGACGAAGGATCGCAGCTCGCCGCTCTCATGCTCAGCAGAGTGTCACCGGTAGAGCCGGGAGAGCGGTGGCTTGACCTCTGTGCCGGGCCCGGTGGAAAGAGCGCGCTCCTCGCCGCCGAAGCCGCGATCGGGGGAGCAACACTCGACGCCAACGAAGTGACGCCGGCCCGCGCCGACCTGGTGCGCCGAGCCGTCAAGCCATTCGACGACATCGTCGATGTGCACACAAGCGACGGACGCGACGTCGGCTCGCGGCATCCGAATACCTATCACCGGGTTCTCGTCGACGCTCCATGCACGGGGCTCGGAGCACTCCGCCGTCGCCCCGAAGCTCGGTGGCGCAAGCAGCCAAGCGATATTGCCGAACTCTCTGCGCTTCAGGCGGAACTGCTTCGATCGGCGATCGACGCAGCAGCTCCCGGAGGGACGATCGCGTACGTTACCTGCTCACCGCATCTGGGGGAGACACGCGCCATCGTGGGCGATGTACTGCGTCGTATGAAAGAAACTGTGACGGCGATTAACGCACCCGACGTACTGCGCAGCATTGTGGGCGACATCGATCTCGGCGAACCAGACCCGACGAGATCTCCCGCGATTCCGAACGTTCAGCTGTGGCCGCACAGGCACGGAACCGATGCCATGTATGTTGCGTTGCTCCGCAAGGCCGACTTCTGA
- the hisI gene encoding phosphoribosyl-AMP cyclohydrolase, translating into MTDLDSVLARARFGEDGLLPAIIQQWDTLEVLMLGYMDAEALRRTLTSGRVTFWSRSRREYWRKGDSSGHVQYVKQAALDCDADTLLVSVEQIGAACHTGAHTCFDADVLDPVVNEEDAR; encoded by the coding sequence ATGACCGATCTCGACAGCGTCCTGGCTCGCGCCCGATTCGGCGAAGACGGTCTTCTGCCCGCCATCATTCAGCAATGGGACACACTCGAAGTGCTGATGCTCGGGTACATGGATGCCGAGGCGCTCCGACGCACCCTCACATCCGGTCGCGTGACATTCTGGTCGCGGTCCCGCCGCGAGTATTGGCGTAAGGGCGACTCATCTGGGCACGTCCAGTACGTCAAGCAGGCAGCTCTCGACTGCGATGCCGACACCCTTCTTGTTTCGGTTGAGCAGATCGGGGCGGCCTGCCACACCGGAGCGCACACGTGCTTTGACGCCGACGTGCTCGATCCCGTTGTGAACGAAGAAGACGCACGATGA
- a CDS encoding phosphoribosyl-ATP diphosphatase, with protein sequence MKTFDELFAELSEKAVNRPAGSRTVAELDCGVHTIGKKIVEEAAEVWMASEHESDEAAAEEMSQLLYHVQVMMLAKGLRLEDVYRHL encoded by the coding sequence GTGAAGACTTTCGACGAGCTGTTTGCCGAATTGAGCGAGAAGGCAGTGAACCGTCCAGCTGGTTCGCGCACGGTCGCTGAGCTCGACTGTGGCGTGCACACCATCGGCAAGAAGATCGTCGAAGAGGCAGCCGAGGTGTGGATGGCATCGGAGCATGAATCCGACGAGGCAGCAGCCGAAGAGATGTCTCAGCTTCTGTACCACGTGCAGGTGATGATGCTGGCGAAGGGGCTGCGTCTCGAAGACGTCTACCGACATCTCTGA
- a CDS encoding anthranilate synthase component I, which produces MPSTTTREQFDDRASRMRVVPVVREIFADSETPIGLYRKLADGTPGSFLLESAEGGIWSRYSFVGVSSYGVLTQTGDRPQWLDYGLSAERAIGSLEDLAPLDAVAELTRRWAGESIPELPPLTGGLVGFLGWESVRQIEHLPKAPAAEHPIPGQAMCFVSDLVVLDHRRGTVQVIANVLADSTELDGLWNDAQTRLTAMQTKIARPSEAQLADVDFAVEPEPRHRTRKDDFLAAVEKSKRYIHEGDIFQVVLSQRFEVDTDAEPIDVYRMLRTLNPSPYMYLLSLETPTGVPYAIVGSSPEALVKSRGGHVVTHPIAGSQPRGSTPDEDFEFERNLRSDDKERAEHLMLVDLARNDLAKVCVPGTVDVSEFMRIERFSHIMHLVSSVEGKLRPEMTPIDVFRATFPAGTLSGAPKPRALQIIDELEPAQRGVYGGVVGYIGFSGETDLAIAIRTAVLMNGTALVQAGGGLVADSVAESEYVESCNKAAAPLRAVAIADAMVRIGGK; this is translated from the coding sequence ATGCCGTCGACGACGACACGGGAGCAGTTCGATGACCGAGCGTCACGCATGCGGGTCGTCCCTGTCGTACGCGAGATCTTTGCCGACAGCGAGACGCCCATCGGCCTCTACCGAAAGCTTGCCGACGGCACACCCGGCAGTTTCCTCTTGGAATCGGCAGAGGGAGGAATCTGGTCACGTTACTCGTTCGTCGGTGTTTCTTCCTACGGCGTTCTGACGCAGACGGGTGACCGGCCTCAATGGCTCGATTACGGCCTCTCCGCCGAGCGGGCCATCGGAAGTCTCGAGGATCTTGCACCGTTGGACGCCGTTGCCGAGCTCACGCGACGGTGGGCTGGAGAGTCCATTCCAGAGCTTCCCCCTCTCACAGGCGGACTTGTGGGCTTTCTCGGCTGGGAATCTGTGCGACAGATTGAGCACCTTCCGAAAGCGCCGGCCGCCGAGCACCCGATACCGGGCCAGGCAATGTGCTTTGTCTCCGATCTTGTCGTACTCGATCACCGACGCGGCACCGTGCAGGTGATCGCCAATGTCCTGGCAGATTCAACCGAGCTCGACGGGCTGTGGAATGACGCTCAGACTCGGCTGACGGCAATGCAGACGAAAATCGCGCGTCCGAGCGAGGCCCAGCTTGCCGATGTCGATTTTGCGGTCGAGCCTGAGCCTCGACACCGCACGCGAAAAGACGACTTCCTTGCCGCCGTCGAGAAGAGCAAAAGGTACATTCACGAGGGCGACATCTTTCAGGTGGTGCTCTCGCAACGATTCGAAGTGGACACCGATGCGGAGCCGATTGATGTCTACCGGATGCTGCGCACGCTGAATCCGAGCCCGTATATGTACCTTTTGAGCCTCGAGACACCAACGGGTGTCCCGTATGCGATCGTCGGATCATCACCTGAAGCACTCGTGAAATCGCGGGGCGGACATGTCGTCACGCATCCGATTGCCGGCTCGCAACCGCGGGGGAGTACGCCAGACGAGGATTTTGAGTTCGAGCGAAACCTCCGGTCAGATGACAAAGAACGCGCTGAGCATCTGATGCTTGTGGATCTTGCCCGCAATGATCTCGCGAAGGTCTGTGTTCCCGGCACCGTCGATGTCTCAGAGTTCATGCGTATCGAGCGTTTCAGCCACATCATGCACCTCGTCTCGAGCGTTGAAGGGAAGCTGCGTCCAGAGATGACGCCCATTGACGTCTTCCGTGCAACCTTCCCGGCCGGAACGCTTTCCGGCGCGCCAAAGCCGCGAGCCCTACAGATTATCGACGAGCTCGAGCCAGCTCAACGTGGCGTCTATGGCGGCGTCGTCGGGTACATCGGGTTCTCGGGCGAGACAGATCTTGCCATCGCCATCCGCACGGCCGTCCTCATGAACGGAACGGCGCTCGTGCAGGCGGGCGGCGGGCTCGTCGCGGACTCGGTCGCCGAGTCCGAGTATGTGGAGTCGTGCAATAAGGCAGCAGCACCGTTACGAGCTGTCGCGATCGCCGATGCCATGGTTCGAATCGGAGGAAAATGA
- the hisG gene encoding ATP phosphoribosyltransferase: MLRIAVPNKGSLAETAAGMLVEAGYLTRTDPKALHLIDARNDVEFFYLRPRDIATYVGSGALDAGVTGRDLLLDSASQATEVAALDFADSTFRFAGPVGRFSQLIDLDGMRVATSYTGLVGDFLARHGVSVELVKLDGAVESAVDLGVADAVADVVSTGTTLRNAGLEIFGPVILDSTAVVISAPEQKPGTKVLLRRLQGVLVARRYVLMDYDLPASLLERATDVAHGMESPTVSPLKDPDWVAVRVMVPRKDMNQIMDALYGLGARAILVSAIHAARL; encoded by the coding sequence ATGTTGCGAATTGCAGTGCCCAACAAGGGCTCGCTAGCCGAGACGGCCGCAGGAATGCTGGTTGAGGCCGGGTACCTTACGCGCACCGATCCTAAAGCGCTTCACCTCATTGATGCGCGAAACGACGTGGAGTTCTTTTACCTCCGCCCCCGCGACATCGCCACCTATGTCGGCTCGGGCGCGCTTGACGCCGGCGTCACAGGACGCGACCTGCTGCTCGACTCTGCGTCGCAAGCAACCGAGGTCGCCGCACTCGACTTCGCCGACTCCACGTTTCGCTTCGCCGGCCCTGTCGGACGCTTCAGCCAACTTATCGATCTCGATGGAATGAGGGTAGCCACGAGCTACACGGGGCTCGTCGGCGATTTCCTCGCACGCCACGGTGTGTCTGTCGAGCTCGTGAAGCTCGACGGCGCCGTCGAGTCCGCTGTCGACCTCGGCGTTGCCGATGCCGTCGCCGACGTTGTTTCAACGGGAACGACACTGCGCAATGCGGGCCTCGAGATCTTCGGACCGGTGATCCTCGATTCGACTGCAGTTGTCATCTCGGCACCCGAACAGAAGCCCGGAACCAAGGTGTTGCTCAGGCGTCTGCAGGGCGTTCTCGTTGCACGACGGTATGTGCTGATGGACTACGACCTACCAGCATCTTTGCTTGAACGCGCGACCGACGTCGCCCACGGCATGGAGTCGCCGACCGTTTCGCCGCTCAAAGATCCCGACTGGGTTGCCGTGCGCGTGATGGTTCCGCGCAAGGATATGAATCAGATCATGGACGCGCTCTACGGCCTCGGTGCACGGGCGATTCTGGTCAGCGCTATTCACGCGGCCCGTCTGTAG
- the rpe gene encoding ribulose-phosphate 3-epimerase, protein MSMRINPSILSADFVNFERDLGRIANADLVHVDVMDNHFVPNLTFGLPMVQRIQEVSPIPLDVHLMIDDADRWAPDYAETGAFSVTFHAEAASDPVGLARKLRQIGARAGIALKPGTEVGPYLELLPEFDQVLVMTVEPGFGGQSFKREMMPKLTAVRAAADRTGLDIWLQVDGGVTLDTIEVAAENGADTFVAGSSVFSGGEPADQIRMLRERAAAHSHR, encoded by the coding sequence ATGTCCATGCGTATCAATCCCAGCATCCTCTCTGCCGATTTCGTCAATTTCGAGCGTGACCTCGGCCGTATCGCCAACGCTGATCTCGTTCACGTCGACGTGATGGACAACCATTTCGTCCCCAATCTCACCTTCGGACTTCCCATGGTTCAGCGCATCCAGGAGGTTTCGCCGATTCCACTCGACGTGCACCTGATGATCGACGATGCAGACCGCTGGGCGCCCGATTACGCGGAAACCGGTGCGTTCTCGGTGACATTCCACGCGGAGGCTGCGTCGGATCCCGTCGGACTCGCACGTAAGCTCCGACAGATCGGCGCCCGTGCCGGCATCGCGCTCAAACCCGGCACCGAGGTCGGGCCCTATCTTGAGTTGCTGCCCGAGTTCGACCAGGTTCTCGTGATGACCGTTGAGCCAGGCTTCGGAGGACAGAGCTTCAAACGCGAGATGATGCCGAAGCTCACCGCTGTTCGCGCGGCGGCCGATCGCACAGGGCTCGACATCTGGCTGCAGGTCGACGGTGGCGTCACTCTTGACACGATTGAGGTCGCCGCAGAGAACGGCGCAGACACGTTTGTCGCGGGCTCCAGCGTTTTCAGCGGAGGCGAGCCGGCAGATCAGATTCGGATGCTGCGCGAGCGAGCAGCCGCCCACAGCCACCGGTAA
- the hisF gene encoding imidazole glycerol phosphate synthase subunit HisF, with amino-acid sequence MTLAVRVIPCLDVSDGRVVKGVNFKNLRDQGDPVELAQRYYDQGADELTFLDVSATVEGRDTMYEVVKSTAERVFIPLTVGGGVRSVDDVSRLQANGADKVGVNSAAIARPDLIGEIADRFGAQVLVLSLDVKRDERMPSGFVVTTHGGRRTTDIDAIAWASESAERGAGELLVNSIDADGTQDGFDLELISLMRENCAIPVIASGGAGAADHFPPAIAAGADAVLAASVFHSGQLTIAAVKSSLHDAGVAVR; translated from the coding sequence ATGACTCTCGCCGTACGAGTGATTCCCTGTCTCGACGTGTCCGACGGGCGCGTTGTCAAAGGCGTCAACTTCAAGAACCTTCGTGACCAGGGGGACCCGGTCGAGCTGGCTCAGCGCTATTACGACCAGGGTGCCGATGAGCTCACGTTCCTCGATGTTTCCGCCACCGTCGAAGGTCGCGACACCATGTACGAGGTTGTCAAGTCCACCGCAGAGAGAGTGTTCATACCTCTCACTGTCGGCGGCGGCGTGCGTTCGGTCGACGACGTCTCGCGACTCCAGGCCAATGGTGCAGACAAAGTCGGCGTCAACAGCGCAGCAATTGCGCGACCCGATCTGATTGGAGAGATCGCTGATCGGTTCGGCGCCCAGGTGCTCGTGCTTTCGCTCGACGTCAAACGCGACGAGCGCATGCCATCGGGGTTCGTTGTCACTACGCACGGTGGCCGGCGCACGACCGATATCGATGCCATCGCCTGGGCTTCAGAATCCGCGGAACGCGGAGCGGGGGAGTTGCTCGTCAACTCCATCGATGCCGACGGAACACAAGATGGATTCGACCTCGAACTCATCTCCCTCATGCGAGAGAACTGCGCAATTCCGGTGATCGCCTCCGGAGGGGCCGGTGCCGCCGATCACTTTCCCCCCGCAATTGCGGCGGGAGCGGATGCTGTGCTCGCCGCAAGTGTCTTCCACTCAGGTCAGTTGACGATCGCGGCCGTGAAGTCATCGCTGCACGACGCGGGGGTGGCCGTACGATGA